CCGTGTGCATACCGTTACGGGCATTCAGCAGTAAGCTTTGAAGAGGCTTATCTTATAACCATAATAGAAGAGGGTCGATTCGCTAAGAATAAGGCAGCTAAACGTGCCTATTACAGAACCTAGCTACAGGCTAGGTTCTCTTTTTTGCTCAAGTAATCGGCAGCAATGACTCCACTAACCAAGGCGGTTAATCCTTGTGGATATGACTCTGTTAAGGGTGCTCGGCTGCCTTCTCAGCGATCGGACAGGAGAGTTTAACCTTGACTCTTATAAATGGTGTGGGTATTATTACCATAACGTTGATGGATTGGGGAGAAGTGTATGTTTAAACAAACAGTGAAACAATTCCATCATCACAACGGTGTTAACACATTCCACGATAAGTAGGGTACACACTCATGAATCTATGTAAAGACCATACTTTTATAAGAAAGTTTAGGAAGAGTGAATCGCATGCGAAAGAATTGCAAATTGATTTTGGTTGAAGGGTTGTGCGGCACGGGCAAATCAACTCTAGCAGAACGATCGCATAGCTACCTGGTACAGCAAGGTATTTCCTCCCGTTTCTATGACGAGGGATCAAAAGGACATCCAACGAGTTTGAATTGGCACGCTTTCTTCCGCGAAGAGGAATATAAGGAACTTCTGATGCGGTATCCAGACGCCGCTAATGAAATCCGTTCATGGGCCATAAAAAATGGTAGCAATTATCTGATTCCTTATCGTGAAGTCAAGGAATTCCACGAGTTGGATGCACTCTATTCCGAGCTGAAGTCTCGTGAACTATGTTGGACGGATACGCCTGTAGCCTCGCTGTCAGAGTTTACAATTTCGATTCAGCGGCATTGGGCACGTTTCGCTGAGCTTGCCAGCGCCGTGGAGGAAGTATATGTGCTCGAAGCGGTGTTTTTCCAACATCAGATACATGATTTGTTGGGTCATTATGAAGCTGTTGATCGCCAAATCGAGCATCATATTCAGGAAATCGCCACTCAGATTGTTGATTTGCATCCTGTGGTGATTTATTTAACTCAGCCGAGTGTGCGGGAGCAGCAGGTTTGGATTTCTTCCATCCGTTCAAAACCCCACGTCGCAACGGAACAAAATATTAGGTTTATGGAAAACCGCAAGCGGATCGAATTGAGCTTGCTTGATAGGCTGCCATTTCCATCCTATACAATTGAAAATGATAACCTTGACTGGGAAGAAGTTTTTAGTAATATTGTGGAGACCATAGGACGACACATTGAATAGCGGTATCAAGGAGGAATAAGATGAAGATAGTTGTCGCAATGGATTCAGACTTTGAGTACATATTTAAACATGATCATCATATTTTAGAGAATTTGATATTACCAAAAATTAGAAATAAAGAAATATATATACTAAAGAACCAAAAAGGAAGTAATATTGGATGGATGAGGTACGGATATTTCTGGGATAATACGCCTTTCATGAATATGATTTGGATCGAAGAACAATATCGAGGCAAGGGTGTAGGCAAGCAAGCTGTCCTATTATGGGAAGATGAAATGAAACAAAAAGGCTTTAAATTGGTTATGACGTCTACCCAGGCTAATGAAGAAGCACAGCATTTCTATAGAAAGTTAAGCTATCAGGATGCTGGATGTTTATTACTCGAAAATGAGCCGTTGGAAATTATTTTGACTAAAAAATTAATTTAAACGAGAGACGATAGCTTTGTAAGTCAAGTGATGAAAGATTGCCATTGCGAGATCATCTAGAGCCGCTATGCTTTATTTTGAATTAAATCATTGGCAAATCCAGCAATTTTATTTTTCATAAAAAGGTTGATGTCAAAGTGGGTTTCGATGAATGCCAAAATTGCCAATGCAGATTCAGGGCATTTTTCATAACCTTGAATCATATTTGGTAAGGATGCGGCCAATGACGGGTAACGTATCTCATAGCGTCTTTCATTTTGAAAGAGGTCCTTGAAATAAGCGGTCTCATTAACTAATTGATTAGAATAAGACAATAAGTGGTCGATTGCTGCATGTTGAATATGCCTTGCAGCAGATAACTTTTCTCCGCGAGCAAAACGACAAAGCCCCACATAAAGACTTGTTAGCACATCACCTACAACTCTGCTCAAATCCGTTTCCTCATAGTTACATGTGTGAGTAGGTAAACAAAGACTTTGATCGAAATCTTCTTCACACCAGATGATCCGACCATTAGCATGAGGAATTTGGGCCACTTCATCCTCCTCCAGAATACCGAAATCACAGTAGATCCCATCTTCATAGAAAATCCTGTATCCATCTTTGGTAAACAAATAATAGTAGCCTATAGGAGCAATGGAGGTTAACCAATCGATATTTTCAATAAGTGTTAACTTACTGCCTTTTTTGGCAATGGCTAAGAAATCCAAATCTGAATAAGCATCCATACGCTCGGTTTCTGCGACAGAGCCAAAACCGATTAATGCTCTGGCTACTCCTGTATTCTGTAAAGATTGGCTGATTTGTTCTAATCGCAATAGCAATTTTTCTTTCTGATTTATATGTGTCATAGAGCGTCTTCCTTTTCCTTAATGATCTGAGAATTCCAATAAACAGGAATGTACGTTAAAGCAATGGCTTGCAAATTAGCGACTTGTAGGAGAAAGAAGGGGAATCACCTTGTTTGCTAATGGATTTAGGTGGGCCCAATAAGTCCACCTAAACACAAAACAAGCCTTAGAAGTGATACTTAAGGCTCGTTCTGCGGTCAGTTAAGCTAGATCAGCACCAACCTCTTTCAGGCCAATCCTCCGAATATACCTTTGGTCCAGGCCAGTCACTTGCACTGGCTGCTCCGGAAAATGTTAGTAACATACAGACTACTAAAGATGCAGTAATAAAACCTAATGTTAGTTTTCTCATCAATTATTGTCTCCTTTATTACCTATTTATTAAGCGGAAATCCTTGGAAATATTATCTTATCAGAGATTGGTAATATTTTACTAGGGTTAAAAAGACCAAGACTTTATGCCCTCAAATAAATGAGATATCCTATCTATATGGTAGGAATTACCTATACCCAGGGAGGGTTGACTTAAGGACTCATTTGTATTATGGTTAGAACGATCATTCGATCTATTTTGAGCGAGAGGAGGCAGGACATGTTCGAACGATACAATAAAGTTCAGAAAGCTGTTTTGGAGACAACGCTGCATCTGATTATTGATCGGGAGCTGCAGGCTACATCGATGTCATTGATTGCTAAGGATTCCGGAGTCTCAACAGGTAACATCTATCATTACTTCAGCAGTAAGGAAGACATCATTAATGAGCTTTACAAGGCTATCGTGCAGTTCAACGGGGAGTTCGTAACGAAGGACCTGAACCATGCCGATTCTGTACAGGAACAGTTCCAACAGGCTTGGAATCGTGTTTTTGAACTGGGCAGGAAGTATCCGAAAGGCTTTCGGTTTATTGAGCAGTACTCATTCTCACCCTATATTTATGAGCAGACCAAGGAAGATGCCTACAAAGGTGGTTGGTGCGGGCCGCTCGAGAAGCTGTATCGACAGGCGGTCGAGGACGGTGTGTTCGTTGCGCTTGAGCCGCATATGATGGTTCAGATGCATTACGGGTCGATCGTCTATCTTCTAAAGTTATATCAACGAAACATGCAGGACCTTACAAAAGAAATCGTTGATCAAGCAATCCTAGCCTGCTGGAACGCGGTGAGCAAAGAAAAAGGTTCGAACGGTTAAGTTCAGCCTGTTTCTTTTAATCAAATTAGATCGAACGTTCGATTTATTTATAGAATGAACGTTCATTACAACGAAATACTATAATTAGTATCGGAGGAATTATTATGCCAACAAAAACCATTTTTATTAGTGGAACCAGTACGGGGCTTGGCAAGTTGACGGCAATTCATTTCGCGAAGCGCGGCTGGAATGTTGCTGCAACGATGCGCACCCCGGAAAATGAAACCGAGTTGACAGCATACGAGAACGTAAAGCTATTTAAGCTAGACGTCACGAACCTGGAGGAAGTCAATTCCGCCGTCGACGATGCGATTGCGGCCTTCGGGAAAATCGACGTCGTCGTCAACAACGCAGGAATGGGCGTCTACGGTGCGTTGGAATTGGCTTTGGAAGAGACCATCGATTGGCAGTATGCCGTGAATGTTCGTGGTCCGATCAATGTCATTCGTAAATTTTTGCCACATTTCAGAGCCGAAGGCGGAGGCATGTTTATCAATATTAGTTCATTCATGGGTTTCACCACGGCCGTTCCGCTCGGCTCCTTGTATAATATGTCCAAATTTGCGCTGGAAGGTTTGACGGAAGGACTCTATTACGAGCTCAAACCTTTGAATATTGAACTTCGACTCATCGAACAAGGCGGCTCTACGGGTAACAATTTTAAGAATAATATCCGATGGAACAAAGAAGAGAGCATCACGGCGTATGACGAGCTAATGAATAAAATTACCACGATGATGAATAATTCCGATCACAGCAATCTCGATGATCCACAAATCATCGTCGATGCCATTGCGGCTCAAGCAACCGGAGAAAGCAACCAATTCCGAACGGTCGTTGGCGAAGCAGGCAATAACTTGCTGGCGCTGCGGAATTCGCTTCCCATCGAACAATATCTGGAAACGATCTTGCAAGGCTATATGTAACATTTTTTCGCGGATTATTACAGAGCGGGCATTCTGTAAGGGGAGAAAGCACTGAAAATCGATTGGATTTAAGGGATTCTCCCTTTTTAGTTTTTGGTACATTTGGAATATGAAACAGGACATCCTATATCGAATTTTCTTTGATGAGAATCGGTACTGGGAAGCCTTTAAAAGTGAGCATGGCCAAAAGATACGTCCCATAGTGCAGAAAGAAATCCAAAAGTTTCGAGATTGCGGGACCCCAAAAAAATGGTTTAAGCTGCTCACAAGTGAAGGGTGCCACGATCTTGAGGTGGTTCCCTATCGGTGCAAGGGACTTTCTGCACGACGTGTTCATGTGTAGAAACGGAAGAGTGGAGCCGAGTCTTGTCTGAGAATGTATGTCATGTCAACCATCGACGAAGGTCTAAGGGAACGTCAATCCGCGATACTAGAAAAATATGTCAGGATAGCGAGTTGGAGGGAACTACAGTGCGCTATCATTCTGAAAACCGCGATATTCCACGCTAGAGGGAACTACGATCCGCTATGTCACCATTTTCCGGTTGGAATCAGCAGTTTTCGCTTAAATAGCGGATCTCAGTTCCCTTTCATGCTGCGTTTACCCTAGTTTCCGCCATATAGAGGATCATAGTTCCTTTTCACACGACGCTCTCTGTCATTGCAAGGCCTAAAGGGAACTAGGGGCCGCTATATTGTTGAAAACCGTAATAAAGACGCTCATCACTTTGGGCGGCAAAGCTGCTTTTCTTAATTGCATTGGGTTTAGCGACAAAAGATAATAAGGGTTTACTGGACAGATTGTTCCAGTTGTGGCCGGCTTTGTTGATGCTCTTACCAAGAATACGTTGAATACATGTAAAAAAGTGCAGGTAATTCAAGCGGTTTTACCAAACCTATCTGAAAATACGATCAATTTCGTTGATTTCTTCTTCAGTCAGATGGACGTCTAATGTTTTTAAATTATCCAGCACTTGCTCTGCTATTTTTGCTCCGGGAATGACAACATCTATTGAATCATGTGCCAAATACCAAGCAAGGACTATATGAGCAACTTCGGCATTTTTTTCATTTGCAATTTTACGGAGCTGCTCTACCTTTTCTAGATTTTTTGTGAATTTATCGATCTGGAAGTGAGGCATATCTTTGCGCAGATCATTGAATGTCATATCCTTATTGTATTTACCGGCCAGCAAGCCTGATGCTAGTGGGAAATATGGAATAAACGAGATATTATTCTCAGTCGTATATGGAAAGAATTCTTGTTCCGCTTCACGCTGCAGCAAATTGTAGTTTCCCTGTAAGACATCGATATAACCATCCTTATTTGCTTCTTTCAATTGTTCAAGTGAGAAGTTAGAAACGCCAATTGCTCTGATTTTACCTTCGTCCTTTAGCTGTTTTAAGACTCCAACCGCCTCATCTTTTGGTGTATCCTGATCTGGAACATGAATATAAAATAAATCTATGTAATCTGTCTGCAGCCTTTTCAAACTATCTTCAACGGCTTGTTTTAAAAAAGCAGGCGAATTATCCATGGCAATATCATTGCGGACAAGTGTAAGCCCGCCTTTTGTTGCAAGGATGAATTCATGACGCTTTCCTGCTTCTTTTATCACTTCACCAACTAGCTCCTCTGAACGTCCTGTTCCATAAAAAAACGCTGTATCTAAAAAATTCACTCCATGGTTGATTGCAGCCCGCACCAAATCTTTTCCCGCTTCTTCATTTAAATTAGGAAAAATATTGTGCCCACCTACAGCGCTTGTTCCAAGTCCGATTGGATTGACAAGTAAATCAGTTTTACCAATTCTTATTTGCTTCGTCATTCTCTTCAACTACCTCTCATTTTTATGCTTGATTAGTTAATGTAACTACCTTGAATCTTTGGCAGCGCAGGTTGCCACTTCTGGAATGCTACCGACTTGGTTAGACTGAGTATCACCGAACATGCCCCCAGTGCAGCGTTGAATCCGGGACTTGCGAATAGGTACGTTCAGTAGGGGACTCGTCAACCTGCGCTGCCGCGACACTGGTCAAGTCCAGCGGGCCGGCTTCGGGGTGCCGGTATTCGGGCAGCAACATGGGTCTGGTTATTAGTAAAAGCAACATGACAGGCATGCCCTTAAGGAACACCGAGCCCACCGATCTCCCAGTGTCCTCATGGTGATCAATAACCCGGCTAGCATGAACCCGTAGATGTCGATGATCCGCAAATGCTGAGCGCTTAGAGCTGGTAGGCTAGCAGGGCTAGTACTGCAAGCCCTATCCATTCCCTTATGCCGGCCTTCAGCTCATTTCCAAATAAGGTGTTCTTCATTCATTATGCAGCTCCAAGCCCAGCTTATCTAACTTGAATTTTGTGCCGTAGCAGCGTCGAAAATGTATATAGGACCGTTCAGCGGGATGCCTTTGTTGATTTCTCGACCGCCAACCCGAATGTCAAACTCGTCGGCTTTGCGAACCACCGGGCTTTGGCTGACGGGTCCGGCCAGAAGGGAAATACCGGCACGGGCGATGCCTGATAATTTCGCATGTTCTCCAAATTTCCACTCCTGCTTCATGATCATTACCTTTTTTTCGCGCGAGGTTTTTTACCGGCATCCACATCATAATGCATTACGTTACGTAAGTTTCAAGAGCAAAGTGAAAATATATATAAAATATAGGACAACCCCAAAACGAGGGGATAGAAGAGAACAGTTGCACAGACAGCAGTTTCCCTGCGTATCAATTGCCTAACACGTCACTGGTTCCAAACATAACAAGCAATGCATTGATCGTAGCTCAAGACAGATTAGAACGTTGGGTGATGTATATTGAAATGAAGCTGGATTGGAAAACAGAGGCAAAGATCAAACCGGAGGGGAAAGACATAAGACAGGCCAGAGCAGGGGATGTAAGAGTGGATGTTTCGATGAGCCACTTCCAATCGATAAATCCCAGTAAGGGAACTCAAGTACGCTAATTAGGCAAATATCGGGGATGCTAACGAAATAGCGGAACTACAGGGCCTTATATCCACGAAATGAGCAAAATTTCGCAGCAATTAGCAAAATAGCGTACTGTAGTTCCAACTCAGTCGCGATAATGCCACTTTTGGCTAGAATAGCGTACTGTAGTTCCCTCCCAACGAGACAGCTTGGGGAACGCGGAGATCGCTATATATTCAAAAAAGAACCTGGATAGGTTTATCCGGTTCTTAGTATTGCATATAAACAGACACGATGATATAATCACATCACGACTATATTTGAATTCATGGACATAGCTAATGCATTCTACAATTTAAATATACCATGTCGGTAAGCTCTTGTCAAATGATTTCCTCAATTTAATCGTTAGGAGAGATGCGGAATGAATTCTTTGGTACTCGGTTTTCAGGAAATAGAAAAAAACCAGCTTTTGCTCGTTGGTGGAAAAGGGTTGAATTTAGGGGAATTATCAAAAATTGAAGGCATACAAGTACCAGAAGGATTTTGTGTTACAACATGGGGATATCCTAAAGCTATTGCACAAAACGAAACGTATCAGGCTTTGTTGGATCGATTAACCGTACTAAAAGCAGAAGATCGAGATCAAATTGGTGAAATCAGCCGTGAGATTCGACAAATCATTATGGAAATAGAAATTCCTTCCGATGTTGTGAAAGCAGTTACTCACCATCTTTCACTGCTTGGTGATGAACAGGCTTATGCAGTTCGCTCAAGTGCGACTGCTGAAGATTTACCATCGGCCTCTTTTGCTGGTCAGCAAGACACGTATTTGAATATCATCGGCATAGAAGCAATCTTGCAGCATATCAGCAAATGTTGGGCTTCCCTATTTACGGACCGCGCGGTAATCTACCGTATGCAAAATGGATTCGACCACAGCCAAGTTTATTTATCCGTTATCGTTCAAAAAATGG
Above is a genomic segment from Paenibacillus sp. HWE-109 containing:
- a CDS encoding GNAT family N-acetyltransferase → MKIVVAMDSDFEYIFKHDHHILENLILPKIRNKEIYILKNQKGSNIGWMRYGYFWDNTPFMNMIWIEEQYRGKGVGKQAVLLWEDEMKQKGFKLVMTSTQANEEAQHFYRKLSYQDAGCLLLENEPLEIILTKKLI
- a CDS encoding TetR/AcrR family transcriptional regulator, whose protein sequence is MFERYNKVQKAVLETTLHLIIDRELQATSMSLIAKDSGVSTGNIYHYFSSKEDIINELYKAIVQFNGEFVTKDLNHADSVQEQFQQAWNRVFELGRKYPKGFRFIEQYSFSPYIYEQTKEDAYKGGWCGPLEKLYRQAVEDGVFVALEPHMMVQMHYGSIVYLLKLYQRNMQDLTKEIVDQAILACWNAVSKEKGSNG
- a CDS encoding SDR family oxidoreductase, whose translation is MPTKTIFISGTSTGLGKLTAIHFAKRGWNVAATMRTPENETELTAYENVKLFKLDVTNLEEVNSAVDDAIAAFGKIDVVVNNAGMGVYGALELALEETIDWQYAVNVRGPINVIRKFLPHFRAEGGGMFINISSFMGFTTAVPLGSLYNMSKFALEGLTEGLYYELKPLNIELRLIEQGGSTGNNFKNNIRWNKEESITAYDELMNKITTMMNNSDHSNLDDPQIIVDAIAAQATGESNQFRTVVGEAGNNLLALRNSLPIEQYLETILQGYM
- a CDS encoding aldo/keto reductase, with protein sequence MTKQIRIGKTDLLVNPIGLGTSAVGGHNIFPNLNEEAGKDLVRAAINHGVNFLDTAFFYGTGRSEELVGEVIKEAGKRHEFILATKGGLTLVRNDIAMDNSPAFLKQAVEDSLKRLQTDYIDLFYIHVPDQDTPKDEAVGVLKQLKDEGKIRAIGVSNFSLEQLKEANKDGYIDVLQGNYNLLQREAEQEFFPYTTENNISFIPYFPLASGLLAGKYNKDMTFNDLRKDMPHFQIDKFTKNLEKVEQLRKIANEKNAEVAHIVLAWYLAHDSIDVVIPGAKIAEQVLDNLKTLDVHLTEEEINEIDRIFR